AAAAAAAAAAGTCGGATGTAAGACAGTAAAGATTTATAAGAAGATATGGTGATTTTCAACTTAAGAAAATCTTACTCATACGTAGAACTTATGTTCATCCCTAGCAACATCGGGAAGTGAAACACGGAAGACATAAGCAtcttcagattcagctatatcaACTGAACCCATGAATGGCCCAACCTTTCCATACAAAGCCGATCCAGTAAGGGCAACCCCGCCGTTAGCATGATTTATAAGATTGTCCCACTCCTCTTTGGCTGGACaagcagaaaaaaaaaaaactgcaggCTGACCCCCAGCATGCCGCTGAGAGTTGCTATGCTTCGACGGCAAAGTTATAGCTTCAACTGAGACTGAACCAGCATTGATATCTGGTGTCGATGAATACCAGCTGATGGGGGCCACATTAAGCGGTTGAGGATGTAGCGGAATTGAACTACTAGATTCACCAGAATTTGGCACAGAAGACTGAGATGCTCTGTAATGCACGAGTAAAATACAACATTAGTTTCCATTACGATAATCTCTAGTATTAAGAAATACCTTACTTGACTCCATAGGACCTAAAACCAATGTAAGAAGAGCTTCATTGGAGTAAGCAAGTACAGTTCATATGATGCACAAGTAGGAAATGATTTCTTTACGGATTAAGAAGGTTTTATTTCCTACTTGTGCATCTTATGATTTCTCAAAGTAAAAGGATAGTCACAAAAGCATTCcaacataatttgaaaaataaaaacttcaGCATCCAGAGAGTAAAAAGTTATTGTGAATCTGGATGGAAAAAGTGCCCAACAGTTTATCAGAGGTCTACTTCACATGAAATTCTAATAACTTCATTGTTCCTCGTAAAGGGTGGCACTATCCATCTAGGACACTCCCTATTTTCTCATTTAAAGTGTAGTCAAGACAAAAATGGACATTAAAAACAGAAACCAACTTGATCATATTTGCAAATGAGACACAACATGATAATTAGGTTTGACTTCCTCGCCGCAATTAATATTGCTTGGAGGTAGAGGAAAATATAAAAGAGAACAATTTATGTTTATCGCCAAAAATAGTTTCTCTTTACAAAAGGCCACCGTTGagaatataactaaataataaaaagtgtGCTCTCTCTAACAACTTAAACTTTTAGAAGAGATGATCACACACGTACACACATCAACATGGGATTAGAGCAGTCAGAGGTCCTGGGACCCAATCTCACTGTCAcgcatcattaaaaaaaaattcacatgcTTGGCCCATGAAAAAGAACCAGGACCACACGTGGGGGTGTTGaggatataattaaataataaaaattgtgcTCTCTCTCACAGCTTAAGATTTTAGATGAGATGGTTTCACACTTCAACAACCACTATCCAATGTCAAAACTTATTCTATTTAACAAAAAATGTATCTTTCCGCTCCATTTCCCTGTAGTATTAAGAAAATGTACCTTTCATCTTAGGCAATTTCACTGTGAGCAATTAATTCAAAGGAAGCAGACAATTGAGTTTGGTACCTGTTATAGACCTAGGATCCCTAAGTTCTCTGATTTGGGactcaccccccccccccccccacaaccCCCCCTCCCCACACACGACTCGACATTTGGAGCATAGACTCTTAAGTTTTGGCCACGTGGCTTATGTTATTTGAttggtttaaaaaataaaaatgataataaaattgtTAAAATCCTACTGGTTGTAGGAAAGTTATTAAGTTATTTCATATGAAACTTCCAACGACCtctaatgttgggtgtatttacgCATTCTAGCCTTGCTATTTTAGcccttttagccttgttttgagccttgttttgaggatgattcatgtgattaatgggtttataatgagataaatgtgaatctaagtgtccatgtatgtgtttacaatgtttaatggtgtttccacacaagttttgattcaaattgatcatttagaagtaaaccgagaaaactagtgtactAGCTTGAGccaggtgtttttctagtctatcgtgttgggttctaacatgtttaatgagttactaaggttgttattgtgtatttatgtgtGAAACAACTTGGGCTCTGTAAACCTCACTTTGATCGCCTCATATTTGTTGATCTATTCAATAACGACTGTTGTTTCCAATTAAAGGAGGATTTGGCATCTAATTACGCACATAATGATGAAAATTCTATTAAACAGTTAAGTTCATAATGGAACACATGTGTTAAGTGGGAGAATATAAGTTTTGGCCCACATGGACTATATTATTTGCCTGGTTTAATAAATAAGGATGATAATATAATTGCTAAAATCCTATCGGTTGTATGAAAGTTATTTCACAAAGCTTCTGTTACGGTCCCCGAAGATGGATCTAGTTATGGACGTTGTCAGATGAAATCTGATGTTTTCCTTCTACGACCTATGGCACTGGTTGAGTTAAAGCACtcaaaaactgaaatatttttcGCTTATCTTTCCATTAAAGCCAAATAAATTTAGATACAATTACTGGATtaatcaccccccccccccaatatcAAGGAAATAATTTCCAATATCTACTAAAATGATAGTGGAGGAATACCTTCCTTAATGATGATTACAGAGAATTAAAAACAACATAATtaatagataaatcattaataacagcctaaaaaaaaatcaataaaacgcCCCCACTTTGTCTTCTTCCCGAATCAGGTGCACTTGTTTCATCTCCTATAGTTATCTTGTTTAGGTTTCTTAATTGTTGGTGGCGGATATGTCCGTCTCTTTCGATATTTGTATTTCAGTCTTTTTTCTCTTGGTTTCTTGCCTGGCTATCTTTGACGGTTCTTGTTGGATTACTGGTTCTAGTTTCTCTATTACTTTGACGCAGTTGAGACTAGCATATCTATTTCTTGTCGTACGTGTTGTTAttttctattgttgttgttgttattttctaAATTCTTGTTATTGATTGTTATTTATCAACATTTGCATTATAGTATATTGGTTTTATTGCTTGTGGCATATGTTGTtgattcttgtttctttcttgaaGATTTATTGCTTTTGACATGCGTTGTTGATTCTTAATTCTTTCCTGTAGATTTCTATTTGTTTCCTTACCATATAGTGGTCTTAACTTCAAGCTTCATCACTGATTTATTCGTTATTACCACTGTGCCTTGTTAGCCTTATCTATTTGTGCGCCCTCAAATTTACTTCCCTTATAAAGTAGTGGTTATGGTGGTCGATGGTAGACTAGGGGCATGTTATAGGTCGGGGTAGGGGTTGGAGCGAAGACCAGGGCCAGGGTGAGGCCGGTTAAGCTAGTCATTGGAGGGTCTACGTTGAATGCTATTAGTGCCTACGCTCAACAAACGGGCTTGGacaaggaggagaagaagagcttttgggaggttttggatgaggtggtgaaaGGCGTTCCGAGAACTAAGAAGCTCTTCATAGAAGGGGAATTCAATGTACATATTGAGTCTATATCGAGAGGCTATGATAATGTGCATAAAGGTTTCGGTTACAGGGAAAGGAATGGagcaacttcagttttgtatttcaCTAGGGCCGTTGGGTTGTGGGTAGCAAATTTGAGTTTCCCGAAGAAGGAAGAGCACCTTGTTACCTTTCGTAGTTTGGTGGCCAAGACTTAGATAGACTTTTTGCTCTTTAGGAAGGGTGACACAACGcttaaagactgtaaagtcatacccAGCAAGAATTTTTAACACAACAAAAACTTCTGGTAATGGAATTGGAAATCAAAAAAGGGAGTAAGAAGACGGGTATGGAGGATCAGACCTAGGATTTAGTGGGGTAGCTTGAATATGGACAGCGCATTGAAGATTTGGGAGAAGCTGAT
The DNA window shown above is from Capsicum annuum cultivar UCD-10X-F1 unplaced genomic scaffold, UCD10Xv1.1 ctg44847, whole genome shotgun sequence and carries:
- the LOC124892216 gene encoding alpha-crystallin domain-containing protein 22.3-like: ASQSSVPNSGESSSSIPLHPQPLNVAPISWYSSTPDINAGSVSVEAITLPSKHSNSQRHAGGQPAVFFFSACPAKEEWDNLINHANGGVALTGSALYGKVGPFMGSVDIAESEDAYVFRVSLPDVARDEHKFY